From one Trifolium pratense cultivar HEN17-A07 linkage group LG1, ARS_RC_1.1, whole genome shotgun sequence genomic stretch:
- the LOC123899976 gene encoding 40S ribosomal protein S3-1 produces MATQMSKKRKFVADGVFFAELNEVLTRELAEDGYSGVEVRVTPMRTEIIIRATRTQAVLGEKGRRIRELTSVVQKRFKFPENSVELYAEKVNNRGLCAIAQAESLRYKLLGGLAVRRACYGVLRFVMESGAKGCEVIVSGKLRAQRAKSMKFKDGYMISSGQPVKDYIDSAVRHVLLRQGVLGIKVKIMLDWDPKGKQGPKTPLPDIVTIHTPKEEEDYSTTAAAILPTTDLEGPIVA; encoded by the exons ATGGCGACTCAAATGAGCAAGAAGAGAAAG TTCGTTGCCGATGGAGTTTTCTTCGCTGAATTGAATGAAGTTTTGACCCGTGAACTTGCTGAAGATGGTTACTCTGGTGTCGAAGTTAGGGTTACACCTATGCGCACTGAGATTATCATCAGAGCTACTCGTACCCAAGCTGTTCTTG ggGAAAAGGGAAGGAGAATTAGAGAACTTACCTCAGTGGTTCAGAAGAGGTTTAAGTTTCCTGAAAACAGTGTTGAACTTTATGCTGAAAAGGTTAACAATAGAGGTCTTTGTGCTATTGCTCAAGCTGAATCTCTTCGTTACAAGCTCCTCGGCGGTCTTGCTGTGCGCAG GGCTTGCTATGGTGTTTTGAGATTCGTTATGGAAAGTGGGGCCAAAGGATGTGAG GTCATTGTCAGTGGAAAATTGAGGGCCCAAAGAGCTAAATCCATGAAGTTCAAGGATGGATACATGATTTCTTCTGGGCAACCAGTCAAAGATTACATCGACTCTGCTGTTAGACATGTTCTCCTCAGACAG GGTGTTCTTGGTATCAAAGTGAAGATCATGCTTGATTGGGATCCTAAAGGGAAACAGGGTCCTAAAACTCCCCTCCCTGATATTGTCACTATCCACACTCCAAAGGAAGAGGAGGATTACAGCACGACTGCTGCTGCTATTTTGCCCACTACTGATCTTGAGGGTCCCATTGTTGCTTAA
- the LOC123899986 gene encoding glycine-rich RNA-binding protein RZ1B-like isoform X1: MAGKEENRIFVGGLGWDVTERQIEHAFDRYGKILEVQIMMERDTGRPRGFGFITFADHRGMEDAIKEMDGREIGDRIISVNKAQPRMGGDDADHRYRGGFSSGGRGSYGAGDRVGQDDCFKCGRPGHWARDCPLAGGDGGRGRGGGPFSSRPRFGGAGGHGDRLGERERYIDDRYDGGRYGDRDRLDTRDYKYSGRDRYASDRYPTSGDRFASDRYGSGSDYPQNGYGKERGYDRYGGARGGADRNGSGMPARDEGRSYRGRAGPYDRPSRAARPSSFDRY, translated from the exons ATGGCTGGAAAAGAAGAGAATCGAATATTTGTTGGTGGATTGGGTTGGGATGTTACAGAACGTCAGATTGAACATGCCTTTGATCGTTACGGCAAAATTCTTGAAGTCCAG ATCATGATGGAAAGGGATACAGGACGTCCACGTGGATTTGGGTTTATAACATTTGCTGATCATCGGGGAATGGAGGATGCAATCAAGGAAATGGATGGACGTGAAATTGGTGATCGCATCATCTCAGTCAACAAGGCACAGCCTAGGATGGGGGGTGATGATGCAGACCATCGTTACAGAGGTGGCTTCTCTTCAGGTGGTAGGGGAAGCTATGGGGCTGGAGATAGGGTAGGACAGGATGACTGTTTCAAATGTGGCCGTCCAGGGCACTGGGCCCGAGATTGTCCTTTGGCAGGAGGTGATGGTGGTCGTGGTCGGGGTGGTGGTCCATTTTCTTCACGTCCTAGGTTTGGAGGTGCTGGTGGACACGGGGATCGCCTTGGTGAACGTGAGCGATACATTGATGATCGTTATGATGGAGGACGTTATGGGGATAGGGACCGTTTAGACACCCGAGACTACAAATACAGTGGCCGTGATCGCTATGCTAGTGACAG GTATCCAACAAGTGGAGATCGTTTTGCAAGTGATCGATATGGCAGTGGCTCAGACTACCCGCAAAATGGTTATGGGAAGGAAAGAGGCTATGACCGGTATGGTGGTGCTCGTGGAGGTGCTGATAGAAATGGAAGTGGAATGCCAGCTCGCGATGAAGGAAGAAGTTATAGGGGTAGGGCTGGTCCTTATGACCGCCCCAGCAGAGCTGCTCGTCCATCATCATTTGACCGCTACTGA
- the LOC123899986 gene encoding glycine-rich RNA-binding protein RZ1C-like isoform X2, producing the protein MKTILVLCHQNTEIMMERDTGRPRGFGFITFADHRGMEDAIKEMDGREIGDRIISVNKAQPRMGGDDADHRYRGGFSSGGRGSYGAGDRVGQDDCFKCGRPGHWARDCPLAGGDGGRGRGGGPFSSRPRFGGAGGHGDRLGERERYIDDRYDGGRYGDRDRLDTRDYKYSGRDRYASDRYPTSGDRFASDRYGSGSDYPQNGYGKERGYDRYGGARGGADRNGSGMPARDEGRSYRGRAGPYDRPSRAARPSSFDRY; encoded by the exons ATGAAAACTATTCTGGTGCTTTGTCATCAGAACACAGAA ATCATGATGGAAAGGGATACAGGACGTCCACGTGGATTTGGGTTTATAACATTTGCTGATCATCGGGGAATGGAGGATGCAATCAAGGAAATGGATGGACGTGAAATTGGTGATCGCATCATCTCAGTCAACAAGGCACAGCCTAGGATGGGGGGTGATGATGCAGACCATCGTTACAGAGGTGGCTTCTCTTCAGGTGGTAGGGGAAGCTATGGGGCTGGAGATAGGGTAGGACAGGATGACTGTTTCAAATGTGGCCGTCCAGGGCACTGGGCCCGAGATTGTCCTTTGGCAGGAGGTGATGGTGGTCGTGGTCGGGGTGGTGGTCCATTTTCTTCACGTCCTAGGTTTGGAGGTGCTGGTGGACACGGGGATCGCCTTGGTGAACGTGAGCGATACATTGATGATCGTTATGATGGAGGACGTTATGGGGATAGGGACCGTTTAGACACCCGAGACTACAAATACAGTGGCCGTGATCGCTATGCTAGTGACAG GTATCCAACAAGTGGAGATCGTTTTGCAAGTGATCGATATGGCAGTGGCTCAGACTACCCGCAAAATGGTTATGGGAAGGAAAGAGGCTATGACCGGTATGGTGGTGCTCGTGGAGGTGCTGATAGAAATGGAAGTGGAATGCCAGCTCGCGATGAAGGAAGAAGTTATAGGGGTAGGGCTGGTCCTTATGACCGCCCCAGCAGAGCTGCTCGTCCATCATCATTTGACCGCTACTGA
- the LOC123900005 gene encoding protein SEEDLING PLASTID DEVELOPMENT 1: MRAINSHVVLIDLHCTSWQQNNNKKQHYLNSNNCFSSFHRSSSSSSRRVVHAKAIQSSSASPQIRRPSDRYTIRNGSSPSISQTETTVELDMFLELLPLEMRMELYKHQEIGGLIEVVMDLGRKPLARFPSGDWVISQRPINHTDLDHAISKVGEFSDDNRSGIDSSLHRISAIRNRQKQIIGLTCRVGRAVSGSAEIIRDMAEEGGSILVIGPPGVGKTTLIRETARMLADEFMKRVVIVDTSNEIGGDGDVPHAGIGRARRMQVPNVNMQHSVMIEAVENHMPQTIIIDEIGTELEALAASTIAQRGVQLVGTAHGTTIDSIMKNPYLQILVGGIESVTLGDEEAKKRKVQKTILERKGPPTFSCAVEMISKTECRVHHRLDATVDAILAGRPPVFEVRHWDDFPNDLEKHAPLPEISHEEASDLYLANNNITSSDIEHDEDDTYYSPTRSVQWSNSGSVIKRSSPMQVYACKILEDDLVQVAKVMGFEDLIEVTDEITIADAILASSSELRQNQWIRSVAKFHQLPIFVLKSNTMAKMVKAVRMILGLEPFGPTIKKTSNGSPDIEIDDDEPKRKPSLEEIDALEEVRLAIEYIVIPGGEAVELLPRRSEIIDRQLELVQSYQLAAQKSGTDQNTRLQILPLKLSTKKASNSSSVRRKKRSSTSEKSVGGGGSVGSGGRGKGTSVTRLPILPE, encoded by the exons ATGAGAGCGATAAATTCGCATGTTGTCTTAATAGATCTTCACTGCACTTCATGGcaacaaaacaataacaaaaaacaacacTACCTTAACAGCAACAATTGTTTTTCCTCATTCCATcgttcatcatcatcatcatcaagaaGAGTAGTACATGCTAAAGCGATTCAATCTTCTTCAGCTTCTCCTCAAATTCGACGACCCTCTGATCGTTATACTATCAGAAATGGATCCTCACCGTCGATTTCACAAACCGAAACCACCGTTGAGCTTGATATGTTTCTGGAACTTCTTCCTTTGGAGATGAGGATGGAATTGTATAAGCATCAAGAAATTGGAGGACTCATTGAAGTTGTAATGGATTTGGGTAGAAAACCTCTTGCTAGATTTCCTTCTGGTGATTGGGTTATTTCTCAAAGACCCATTAACCATACTGATTTAGACCACGCAATTTCTAAG GTTGGTGAGTTTTCGGATGATAACCGATCTGGTATTGATAGCTCATTGCATCGTATAAGTGCAATTCGGAACCGTCAGAAGCAAATCATTGGCCTTACTTGTCGTGTTGGACGAGCGGTGAGTGGCAGTGCTGAAATTATACGTGATATGGCTGAGGAAGGGGGTTCTATATTGGTCATTGGACCTCCTGGTGTGGGTAAAACTACCTTAATCAG AGAGACTGCTAGGATGCTGGCAGATGAGTTTATGAAGCGCGTAGTAATAGTCGATACGTCCAATGAAATTGGAGGTGATGGAGATGTTCCTCATGCAGGCATAGGCAGGGCAAGGAGGATGCAAGTTCCAAATGTGAATATGCAGCATAGT GTTATGATTGAAGCAGTTGAAAATCATATGCCTCAAACCATTATAATTGATGAAATTGGAACGGAGCTTGAAGCATTAGCAGCCAGTACCATTGCTCAAAGAGGAGTTCAATTGGTTGGAACCGCACATGGAACCACCATTGACAGCATAATGAAGAATCCTTATCTTCAGATCCTTGTTGGTGGCATAGAG AGTGTAACCCTTGGGGACGAAGAAGCCAAAAAAAGGAAAGTGCAGAAGACAATTCTTGAAAGGAAAGGACCTCCTACATTTTCGTGCGCTGTTGAGATGATATCCAAAACTGAATGCCGTGTTCATCATAGATTAGATGCAACTGTGGATGCCATTTTGGCAG GAAGACCTCCAGTATTTGAAGTCCGTCATTGGGACGATTTTCCCAATGATTTGGAGAAGCATGCTCCACTACCTGAAATAAGTCATGAAGAAGCATCTGATTTATATTTAGCTAACAATAATATCACGAGTTCTGACATAGAGCATGACGAGGATGATACATACTACTCTCCCACTCGATCCGTGCAATGGAGTAATAGTGGATCTGTGATCAAGAGGAGTTCACCAATGCAGGTGTACGCTTGCAAG ATTCTTGAAGATGATCTAGTACAAGTAGCAAAAGTGATGGGGTTTGAAGATTTAATAGAAGTAACCGATGAAATTACAATTGCTGATGCAATTCTTGCATCAAGTTCTGAGTTACGACAGAATCAATGGATCCGCTCTGTGGCGAAATTCCACCAGTTACCTATATTTGTTCTCAAG TCCAATACCATGGCAAAAATGGTAAAGGCAGTAAGAATGATCCTTGGGCTAGAACCCTTTGGCCCCACGATAAAGAAGACATCAAATGGCTCTCCGGATATTGAAATTGACGACGATGAACCAAAGCGTAAACCATCTCTGGAAGAGATTGATGCCTTGGAG GAGGTCCGGCTAGCAATAGAGTACATAGTGATTCCCGGTGGAGAGGCTGTGGAACTTCTTCCAAGACGTTCGGAAATTATTGACAGGCAGCTTGAACTTGTGCAAAGCTATCAATTGGCTGCTCAAAAGTCAGGTACAGATCAAAACACCAGGTTGCAGATTCTTCCCTTGAAGTTAAGCACTAAAAAAGCCTCCAACTCTAGTTCTGTTCGCCGCAAGAAAAGAAGTTCTACCTCAGAAAAGTCTGTTGGTGGCGGCGGCTCTGTTGGTAGCGGTGGCAGAGGCAAGGGTACCTCTGTCACTAGGCTTCCTATTTTACCAGAATGA